Proteins from a genomic interval of Methanoplanus endosymbiosus:
- a CDS encoding nitroreductase family protein: MSSFDFLNFVSTRSSVRDYSDKEVSDDEISGIIRCASEAPSAGNRESWDVIIITDPGIKEDLSDASFQQQHLISAPVLLVVCANYVRSMSQYGERGILYAIEDASIACTYMMLAAHSMGLQTCWTGAFDDEAVPEILALPQHARPVAILALGRGVITGERPGRMPLNEHIHEDVW; this comes from the coding sequence ATGAGCTCATTTGATTTTCTGAATTTTGTCTCCACAAGATCTTCTGTGAGGGATTATTCAGATAAAGAGGTCTCAGATGATGAGATCTCAGGTATAATCAGGTGTGCTTCTGAAGCACCAAGTGCGGGCAACCGTGAGTCCTGGGACGTAATAATCATCACTGACCCAGGGATAAAAGAGGATCTTTCGGATGCGTCTTTCCAGCAGCAGCACCTCATCTCAGCGCCTGTACTGCTTGTGGTCTGTGCAAATTATGTGCGTTCCATGTCACAGTACGGTGAGAGGGGAATTCTTTATGCAATTGAGGATGCCTCTATTGCATGTACATATATGATGCTTGCCGCACATTCAATGGGTCTTCAGACCTGCTGGACAGGTGCGTTTGACGATGAGGCTGTGCCGGAGATTTTGGCTCTGCCACAGCATGCACGCCCGGTTGCCATACTGGCACTCGGAAGAGGTGTTATAACCGGTGAAAGACCGGGAAGAATGCCTTTAAATGAACATATTCATGAAGATGTCTGGTAG
- a CDS encoding DUF555 domain-containing protein, which yields MADYLVTVESGWVIKDVGSLDDAIGIAISEAGKRLNPSAKFVEIEIGQLTCPFCEQELNNALIVGNIALVGLILEMKVFKAESEEHAGRIAKSVIGRALRDIPLKIAEVEEIKA from the coding sequence ATGGCTGATTATCTTGTAACTGTTGAATCCGGATGGGTTATCAAGGATGTCGGGTCACTCGACGATGCAATTGGTATTGCAATAAGTGAGGCAGGAAAACGCCTCAATCCTTCGGCAAAGTTTGTTGAAATTGAGATTGGACAGCTGACATGTCCTTTCTGTGAGCAGGAGCTTAATAACGCTCTTATTGTTGGAAATATTGCTCTTGTCGGCCTTATACTTGAGATGAAGGTATTTAAGGCTGAGAGTGAGGAGCATGCCGGAAGAATTGCAAAATCTGTAATCGGACGGGCACTCCGTGATATTCCGCTAAAGATTGCAGAAGTAGAGGAAATCAAGGCATGA